From a single Raphanus sativus cultivar WK10039 chromosome 3, ASM80110v3, whole genome shotgun sequence genomic region:
- the LOC108845953 gene encoding uncharacterized protein LOC108845953, with amino-acid sequence MYNIECSSPSSARSTRGTTHRMRSPICCLGANAVVEPEAMIGPRTPRSPYEWLKSTAQELELRERCRRVKTRVKVTCRNNNCAYHHHHHHQSYPVDFSYDALSYALNFEDDVRADEDGSVPNFTARLPASPVTKPRSARVDLISF; translated from the coding sequence aTGTACAATATTGAATGCAGTTCTCCGTCTTCCGCTAGATCAACGAGAGGAACCACCCACAGAATGAGATCTCCGATCTGCTGCCTAGGAGCCAACGCGGTTGTCGAGCCTGAAGCGATGATCGGACCGAGAACACCTCGATCTCCTTACGAGTGGCTCAAATCCACGGCGCAGGAGCTCGAGCTCAGAGAACGTTGCCGCCGAGTCAAGACTCGCGTCAAGGTTACGTGCCGCAACAACAATTGCGCttatcaccaccaccaccaccaccagagcTATCCTGTGGATTTCAGCTACGATGCGTTGAGCTACGCGCTCAATTTCGAGGACGATGTACGAGCGGACGAGGACGGCTCAGTACCTAATTTCACGGCGAGGTTGCCTGCGTCACCGGTGACGAAGCCTAGATCGGCGAGGGTTGATCTGATCTCGTTCTGA
- the LOC108846896 gene encoding uncharacterized protein LOC108846896, with protein MRWLRYLNQWHGTAKEAFHQVSIVAKFLCLLHVTDRYIVSSTHVQGPSMLPTLNLTGDVILAEHLSHRLFGKIGLGDIVLVRSPTDSTMMLTKRVLGLEGHRLSFYDDPLVCDDSVSVVVPKGHVWIEGDNVHASTDSRNFGPVPYSLIEGKSLLRVWPPRCFGSLR; from the exons ATGAGATGGCTTAGATATCTGAACCAATGGCATGGAACAGCGAAAGAAGCATTCCATCAAGTTTCAATCGTCGCCAAGTTTCTCTGTTTGCTTCATGTCACCGATCGTTACATAGTCTCCTCCACCCAC GTTCAAGGTCCGAGCATGCTTCCCACGCTTAATCTTACCGGCGATGTCATTTTGGCTGAACATTTGTCTCACCGGTTGTTCGGTAAGATTGGTCTTGGAGACATTGTATTGGTTCGATCTCCGACAGACTCAACGATGATGTTGACAAAGCGGGTCTTAGGTTTAGAAGGGCACAGACTCTCTTTCTATGATGACCCATTGGTCTGTGATGACTCAGTTAGCGTTGTG GTTCCAAAAGGTCATGTTTGGATAGAGGGAGATAACGTGCATGCTTCAACTGATTCACGTAACTTTGGACCTGTACCTTACAGTCTTATCGAAGGGAAATCTCTTCTGCGG GTCTGGCCACCACGATGCTTTGGGTCTTTGAGGTGA